From a single Aureimonas sp. AU20 genomic region:
- the hydA gene encoding dihydropyrimidinase, producing MLDLIIRGGTLATASDVFAADLGIRDGRIVQIGERLGAAVREVDASGRFVLPGGIDSHVHLSQPSGDGIVMADDFESGTRSALFGGNTCVLPFCLPRKGQPLREALKDYHALAEGRCYTDHSFHLILPEVNGAMIGQDLPALVADGYPSFKVFMTYEGLRLNDAEILQTLDFARRTGATVMVHCENEDAIRYLVDRAEAAGDLAPRFHASTRPVAVEREATHRALSLAEIVDTRIVIVHVSNEPAIAEIRAARARGVNVVGETCPQYLVLTAADLDGLDWEGAKFVCSPPPRDTASQVACWNGIETGVFDLFSSDHCPFRYDDPTGKLNPRAREGFRHIPNGIPGVETRLPILFSEGVMKGRIDLQRFVALSSTNHAKTYGLPTKGSIAVGMDADIAIWDPNETRPIRHAALHDAADYSPYEGLEITGWPTTVILGGTVMIENGVLAGKMGAGRYRRRQTAASPNRAGPV from the coding sequence ATGCTCGACCTGATCATTCGCGGCGGCACGCTCGCCACCGCCTCCGACGTCTTTGCCGCCGACCTTGGCATCCGCGACGGGCGCATCGTCCAGATCGGCGAGCGGCTCGGCGCCGCGGTGCGCGAGGTGGACGCCTCCGGCCGCTTCGTCCTGCCAGGGGGCATCGACAGCCATGTGCATCTGTCCCAGCCTTCGGGTGACGGCATCGTGATGGCCGACGATTTCGAGAGCGGCACGCGCTCGGCCCTGTTCGGCGGCAATACCTGCGTCCTGCCGTTCTGCCTGCCCCGAAAGGGGCAGCCTCTGCGAGAGGCGTTGAAGGATTACCACGCGCTTGCGGAAGGGCGCTGCTACACCGATCATTCCTTCCACCTGATCCTGCCCGAGGTGAACGGCGCGATGATCGGGCAGGATCTGCCGGCCTTGGTTGCCGATGGCTATCCATCGTTCAAGGTGTTCATGACCTACGAGGGTCTGCGCCTGAACGACGCCGAGATCCTGCAAACGCTCGATTTCGCGCGCCGAACGGGCGCGACGGTCATGGTTCACTGCGAGAACGAGGACGCGATCCGCTATCTCGTCGACCGGGCCGAAGCCGCAGGCGATCTGGCGCCCCGCTTCCATGCTTCGACGCGGCCCGTCGCGGTGGAGCGCGAAGCCACGCACCGGGCCCTTTCGCTGGCCGAGATCGTCGACACGCGCATCGTCATCGTCCACGTGTCGAACGAGCCGGCGATCGCCGAGATCCGCGCGGCGCGCGCCCGCGGCGTCAACGTCGTCGGGGAGACATGCCCGCAATATCTCGTGCTGACGGCCGCCGACCTCGATGGTTTGGATTGGGAAGGCGCGAAGTTCGTCTGCTCGCCGCCCCCGCGAGACACGGCGTCTCAGGTCGCATGCTGGAACGGCATCGAGACCGGCGTCTTCGACCTCTTCTCCTCCGATCACTGTCCCTTCCGCTACGATGACCCCACAGGCAAGCTCAACCCAAGGGCGCGCGAGGGATTTCGTCATATCCCGAACGGCATTCCGGGCGTCGAGACGCGGCTGCCGATTCTGTTCTCGGAAGGCGTGATGAAGGGTCGGATCGACCTTCAACGCTTCGTCGCCTTGTCATCGACGAACCATGCCAAGACTTACGGACTGCCGACAAAGGGCTCGATCGCGGTCGGCATGGATGCCGATATCGCGATCTGGGACCCGAACGAGACGCGCCCGATCCGCCACGCCGCGCTTCATGATGCCGCCGACTACAGCCCCTACGAGGGCCTGGAGATAACGGGATGGCCGACCACGGTGATCCTCGGCGGAACGGTCATGATCGAGAACGGGGTGCTGGCGGGAAAGATGGGCGCCGGTCGCTATCGCCGCCGTCAGACCGCTGCTTCTCCAAATCGCGCCGGTCCGGTCTGA
- a CDS encoding TetR/AcrR family transcriptional regulator, which translates to MRYPPDQKTRTRQLIVETASRVLRRDGIAATGIVPLMRELGMTQGAFYKNFADRDDLLVAALTWASEETRGFMASWAAAARADGIAPIARIIEEYISKRHLDHPERGCLVAALLGELWRHSSVVRRCAEEQCLHLFDDVASYLPTERREDGRALYLLMAGTISSARLASDRASQIATLSEGREAASRLIEMMSPPKDRAGSDGLSERDGSAR; encoded by the coding sequence ATGCGCTATCCTCCTGATCAGAAGACGAGAACACGCCAGCTCATCGTCGAAACAGCCTCGCGCGTTCTGCGAAGGGATGGCATCGCTGCGACCGGCATCGTCCCATTGATGCGCGAGCTCGGGATGACGCAGGGGGCGTTCTACAAGAACTTCGCCGATCGCGACGATCTCCTCGTCGCAGCTCTGACGTGGGCGTCAGAGGAGACCCGTGGCTTCATGGCAAGCTGGGCGGCGGCGGCCCGGGCGGATGGTATCGCGCCGATCGCGCGCATCATCGAAGAATATATCAGCAAGCGGCACCTCGATCATCCAGAGCGGGGATGCCTCGTCGCCGCATTATTGGGCGAGCTGTGGCGTCACTCGTCGGTGGTGCGCCGCTGCGCCGAAGAGCAGTGCCTGCACCTTTTCGACGATGTTGCGTCCTACCTCCCAACAGAACGACGTGAGGACGGCCGCGCCCTCTACTTGCTTATGGCTGGAACGATCTCGTCCGCTCGCTTGGCGAGTGACCGCGCCTCGCAGATCGCGACGCTTTCGGAAGGCCGGGAGGCGGCATCGAGATTGATCGAGATGATGTCGCCCCCGAAAGATCGGGCAGGATCGGATGGCTTGTCGGAACGCGATGGATCCGCGCGGTGA
- a CDS encoding alpha/beta fold hydrolase — translation MTLPPTHGVVKHVETSVGQLAYRIDGDGEPMLLCQRFKGTIDDWDPAFVEALVATGRRIIRFDNAGIGRSKGTTPSSMPEMADGALAFAEALALDSFDVLGWSLGGEVAQWMALKAPTRVRSMIFAGTSPGAISEVAPDPEVASVKAKPQQNEADFLYLFFGDSDASLAAGKASLGRVAAVSAGPAVSEAAIAAQQAASKSYGAGPDASRPRLGEMAMPILVANGNRDRMLPPFGSFVIARDAPNAKLVLYPDAGHAFLFQYVDEFVAEIDRFLRAIA, via the coding sequence ATGACACTCCCTCCCACCCACGGCGTGGTAAAGCATGTCGAAACCAGCGTCGGACAGCTGGCCTATCGCATCGACGGCGACGGCGAGCCGATGCTGCTTTGCCAGCGTTTCAAAGGTACGATCGACGATTGGGATCCGGCTTTCGTTGAAGCGCTGGTCGCGACCGGACGGCGTATAATTCGGTTCGACAATGCCGGCATCGGGCGGTCTAAGGGCACGACGCCTTCGTCCATGCCCGAGATGGCGGATGGGGCTCTCGCCTTTGCCGAAGCGCTTGCGCTGGACAGCTTCGATGTTCTCGGCTGGTCTCTCGGCGGCGAGGTCGCCCAGTGGATGGCCTTGAAGGCTCCCACCCGCGTCCGCAGCATGATCTTTGCAGGCACCAGCCCTGGCGCGATTAGCGAGGTTGCGCCCGATCCCGAGGTGGCGAGCGTCAAGGCGAAGCCGCAGCAGAACGAAGCGGACTTCCTCTACCTTTTCTTCGGCGACAGCGACGCAAGTCTGGCGGCGGGTAAGGCGAGTTTGGGCCGCGTCGCCGCCGTATCCGCCGGGCCCGCGGTGAGCGAAGCCGCGATCGCCGCGCAGCAGGCCGCGTCCAAGTCCTATGGTGCGGGTCCGGACGCCAGCCGTCCGAGACTTGGCGAGATGGCGATGCCGATCCTCGTCGCGAACGGCAATCGTGACCGGATGCTGCCGCCGTTTGGCTCTTTCGTGATCGCCCGTGACGCGCCAAACGCCAAGCTCGTGCTCTACCCGGATGCAGGGCACGCTTTTCTGTTCCAGTATGTCGATGAGTTTGTGGCCGAGATCGACCGCTTCCTGCGCGCAATCGCTTGA
- a CDS encoding DUF3830 family protein, translated as MSDIIVEIDGHSFPARFEGAAPKTVEAFRKLLPYSERVIHVRWSGEACWIPLGSTDFGLGYENATSHPHPGQMILYPGGVSETEILLAYGPVAFASKAGPLAGNHFLTITDGLDKLAELGRGTLWTGAKDIRFLASEG; from the coding sequence ATGAGCGACATCATCGTCGAGATCGACGGCCATTCCTTTCCCGCCCGCTTCGAGGGGGCTGCTCCGAAGACCGTCGAGGCCTTTCGCAAGCTCCTTCCCTATAGCGAGCGCGTCATTCACGTGCGCTGGTCGGGCGAAGCCTGCTGGATCCCGCTCGGCAGCACCGACTTTGGCCTCGGCTATGAGAATGCCACGAGCCATCCTCATCCAGGCCAGATGATCCTCTACCCCGGTGGTGTCTCGGAGACCGAAATCCTTCTCGCCTATGGACCCGTCGCCTTCGCCTCCAAGGCAGGTCCGCTCGCCGGGAATCATTTCCTGACGATCACGGATGGGCTCGACAAACTCGCCGAACTCGGACGCGGCACACTCTGGACCGGAGCCAAGGATATTCGCTTTCTCGCCTCCGAAGGGTAG